In Candidatus Zixiibacteriota bacterium, the DNA window TGAGGAAGTCTTCTGCCAAATCCATATTATCGGTCAACTCGGCCCATGCCATTTCCGGTTCTATCATCCAAAACTCAGCCGCATGCCGGCTTGTGTTGGAGTTCTCGGCTCGAAAAGTCGGACCAAAGGTGTAAATATCGCCGAGCGCAGTTGCCAGTAATTCTCCCTCGAGTTGTCCGGAGACAGTGAGGTATGTTTCTGCAGCAAAAAAGTCCGACTCCCAATCGATACCGCCGTCTTTGCGGGGGATTTTGTTGGGATCAAAACTTGAGACGCGGAAAAGATTTCCCGCCCCTTCGCAGTCCGACGATGAAATTATCGGTGTGTGGACATAATAAAATCCGCGCTCCTGATAATACTGATGAACCGCGTACGCGAGTTTGGAGCGAATGCGATTAACCGCTCCAAAGGTATTCGTGCGTGGACGAAGGTGGGCGATGTCGCGAAGGAATTCCATTGAATGGCGTTTTTTTTGCAGTGGAAATGTCGCATCGGCTTCGCCGATTAGATCAATTTCAGAGACTACCACTTCATATTTTTGTCCCTGCCCCTGCGAAGCGACCAATGTTCCTTTGACTCTAATTGCTGCCCCAGTCAGGATTTTATCCAACACAGGAAACGCCGTCGGGTTAGTAATGACCGCTTGAATGTTTTTCATAGATGAGCCGTCGTTTATTTCAATGAAAGCGACCTCTTTACTTATGCGAACAGTTCGCACCCAGCCCAAAATAATAAGGCTGCTGTTTATCGGGAGCATTTCACTTATGAGAATTTGGGATATCTTAGTTCGTTTTGCGTAATCCATATAAATCCTTCAACACCATATAACTAGTTTCTTGACATCGGCTTGCATGTCCCGTTTCGTTAATAACTACTGAAAATAGTAGAATGTAATTCAAGCGCAAGCAACAAAGTTTTGCTCAAATCGATGTTAGTATTAAGTTTTTATGATAAAAATGAAACTCTAAAAACATCATGCCGTATAAAAGCTGAGGAAAGCAGGGAATAGAGAACGAAGTTTTTTTGAAACCTGACAAATCCCAACCTATCATTTCAGCCGCAACCGCTGACTTTCACCAAGTCGGCGGTTGCTTTTTTATGGAGCTATATTTTTCTGATCAGTAGGGCAGATGGGTTTGCCCGCATGAAAAGGCTGGTGCACGAAGATGCACACCAGCCACGAATATCATACATTTTCGTGCAGGCCGTCTCTGGCCTGCACCCACAGTAAGATCATACCGTCCCGATATTTATCGGGAGTGTGGTACAAGATTCAAGGCCGGTATTCCTTGAAAGCTCACATCCCTATCAACGAAAATCTTTTAGCCTGATCGACCTTCTTGTCTTCCGTCTTGCTTTATTCGAATAATCTCTTCTTCTTGTCCCACTATGAAATCAATCGCAGTCATAGGCGGAGGGGCGGCAGGATATTTTGGCGCAATTGCGGCCACTGAAAATAATCCAAACGCCACAGTTACTCTCTTCGAGTCCACCAATGATCCGCTCAACAAAGTCCGCATTTCAGGCGGCGGACGGTGCAATGTCACTCATGCCTGCTTTGAACCGTCTGAATTAATTGAAAAATATCCGCGCGGTAGCAATGAGCTTCGCGGCTCCTTTACCCGCTTCCAGCCAAAAGACACGATAGAGTGGTTTGAAAGCCGTGGCGTGAAACTCAAAACTGAATCCGATGGCCGTATGTTTCCGATCACCGACCGCTCCGAGACAATAATAGAGTGTCTGCAACAGAGCGCGGAGCACGCGGGAGTCAATACAAGACTTCGCACAAAAATAACGACTATTCAAAATGTATCCGATGAAAATGACCATACACATTTTGAATTAGAGACGCTGAGCGGTGAGACAGTGCGCTTTGATTTTGTTCTGCTGACCACCGGGAGTTCTCCCTACGGAACAAAACTCGCCGAAAGCCTCGGCCACACTATTATCCCGCCGGTACCATCACTCTTTACCTTCAAGATAAAAGACCCGCGTGTACAAGACCTTGCCGGAGTCAGTTTTCCTGACAGCACAGCTCGTCTTGAAATAGACAAGCACAAACCATTTACCCAAAGCGGACCCATACTTATCACCCACTGGGGGCTCAGCGGTCCGGCGGTATTGAAGCTTTCGGCATGGGCCGCGCGCGAACTCCACGATGCCTCATATCAGGCCGCGCTCTTTGTAAATTGGTGTGATAGCGAAACCGAAGCTTCTGCGCTAACCAAAATCTCGGTGTTCAAAGAAAAGTTCTCGAAACGAACTATTTCGGCCAATTCTCCTGTTGATATTCCCAAACGATTCT includes these proteins:
- the asnS gene encoding asparagine--tRNA ligase; protein product: MDYAKRTKISQILISEMLPINSSLIILGWVRTVRISKEVAFIEINDGSSMKNIQAVITNPTAFPVLDKILTGAAIRVKGTLVASQGQGQKYEVVVSEIDLIGEADATFPLQKKRHSMEFLRDIAHLRPRTNTFGAVNRIRSKLAYAVHQYYQERGFYYVHTPIISSSDCEGAGNLFRVSSFDPNKIPRKDGGIDWESDFFAAETYLTVSGQLEGELLATALGDIYTFGPTFRAENSNTSRHAAEFWMIEPEMAWAELTDNMDLAEDFLKFLLRYALEKCADEMEFFGTWVDKEVRQTLEAVINAEFERCSYTEAIRLLEQSKEPFDYPVKWGLDMQSEHERYLTEKVFKKPVIVFDYPEEIKAFYMRMNEDGKTVRAMDVLVPKVGEIIGGSQREERLDYLVARMKKHGINDVENYYWYLDIRRYGSVPHAGFGLGFERALMYITGMGNIRDVIAFPRVPRWAKF
- a CDS encoding NAD(P)/FAD-dependent oxidoreductase — its product is MKSIAVIGGGAAGYFGAIAATENNPNATVTLFESTNDPLNKVRISGGGRCNVTHACFEPSELIEKYPRGSNELRGSFTRFQPKDTIEWFESRGVKLKTESDGRMFPITDRSETIIECLQQSAEHAGVNTRLRTKITTIQNVSDENDHTHFELETLSGETVRFDFVLLTTGSSPYGTKLAESLGHTIIPPVPSLFTFKIKDPRVQDLAGVSFPDSTARLEIDKHKPFTQSGPILITHWGLSGPAVLKLSAWAARELHDASYQAALFVNWCDSETEASALTKISVFKEKFSKRTISANSPVDIPKRFWARLIELQGIDAEMTWANITKKQMSVIAQELTASKLAVSGRGIFKEEFVTCGGVALKEVDFRTMQSRIYPGLFFAGEILDIDGVTGGFNFQSAWTTSWLAGQALRGLCMAADA